aatattttctatCACAAACATCAAATGGTTAAATATCGTAGactacaaaaattgaattattactTATCAATACAAGAGTTTAAATTGttaccatttttttgtttttgtttattgtagcaatttgcatttttttaaaaatcaatggTTAAATTCTTAGCTAagttctaaaaacaaaaatactttttcaaaactatctttttaatttttcaaattttgacttgATTTTCTAAACTACTAGCAAAAcgtagataacaaaaaaagaaagttgacgGTAAAAGTTAgtttatagacttaatttttaaaacaaaataattaccaaatggagttgagaaatttgaacgtataaaaactataatcttacaacaaaagtaaaaatatcattaaaataaaagttgagtCTTACAGGTTTGAGATTAGTAACATTTTGGTCTTgtgctttttgttttttttgctaaacccgattgaaaaatgtttttgggTGATAGATTGCCCTAAggaaagaaaagtgaaattagCAACATTTTTGTTGCAAGGCAATGTTGAAGACTGCTGGACTCTCCATATGACGAGAATAGACGGAATGGGCTCCGTTACATGGGAGGAGTTCGATAAAGTGTTTCAGAACAAGTTCTACCATCGTTCCTTTTGCGATGCAAAGATGAATGaatttataagtttagttCAAGGTGACATGACCATCgcaaaatatgagaaaatgTTTACTAAATTGGCTCAGTACACATTAGTCTTCGTGTTTGACGAGACAGACAAATGTAAGCGTTTTGAGGATAAATTAAAGGGAAAAATCATAACATCAATGACGGCCATCATGAACTGGTCAAATTTTGCTAAAGTAGTTGAAGCTGTCGTGTGAGTTAAGAGAAGCTTGgcaaaggaagagaaaaacaagaatGCAAAGGAAGGCTCAAAACGTTCAAAGTGTTAGTAACATACGAGGTGGTGAGTGACGCAATGAGAATATGTGTTTTGTGTCAGGCGTTCATTAGAGAGGAAATTTTAAATCTCACTCTCATGTCCTATCTGGATCTAGAATGAGTTATAAAGTAGTTTTCAAAGATAGAATAAGAGTCAAGGAAGACGAAATGTTTCATGTCGACAGAGAAAGCCTCTCAAGGCAGACAGATTGCTGGAATGAATCTAAATTCTGGAGGAAGACCCAGTTTTCCAGAAGACTGCTTTAATTACAACAACCAGAGcattttgtaaaatatgttGTTCTAACTTGAAAGTTCAGAACACCCAAGAACATGTATCACAATTTGTAAACTAACTCTATCATCCAAGTGAAGCTAGAGGAGGGCCAAATGGAATCAAGGGACTCAGAAGGCCTAAGTCTCAAGGGAAGGTTTGCATGATGACCCAGAACGAGGGCAAGAATAGTCCGCATTTGATCACTAGTTCGTTACTAATTTGTAACTCTTTTACTTTAGTATTGATTGATCATGAAGGTATACACCCATTCGTTTTTGTATCACATGCTTAGTCCTTGAACCATAAGGTAGAGTCTTTAGAAGGTGGCATGTTGATTAGCACACCTTCGAGCAAGGTGGTTATGGTAGAGTTCGTATGTAGGGATTGTGAGATAAAGATGTAGCGATGAAAGTAGACTTGATTTTATTTGAGCTTGATGATCTAGACGTGATCTTAAGAATTGAATTTCCTCACCAAGTACTATGCAATGTTGAATTGCTCCAATAAGGAGGTAATattgagagaataaaaaaaatttgaagttaaatttataagcGACAAGAAGGTGGAACTAGCAAGTATCATGTCAGTGTTGAAGGCAAGgaaattgatgaagaagagaCATACTGCCTACCTTACTCGCATAGTAGATACCCAAGCAACAAGGAATGACCCAAGAAGTGTACCTATAGTTTGCGAATACTTGGACGTGTTTTCAGAATAAATGAGTAGATTATCcccaaaaagagaaattgagtTTATGATTGAAGTTGTGCCTCATACAACACCAATTTCTAAAACTCCTTATCGCGTGGCACCAAGCAAGTTGAAGGAATTGAAAGACAAATTGGAAGAACTATTAGAGAAATGTTATATTCGACCTAGTACCTCACCTTGGAGAGAAACCCCTTCTAtttgtgaaaaagaaagatggatcATTGAGACTATCCTTTGCCGCAAATAGATGATCTCTTCAATTGACTAAAAGAAGCCTCAATATTCTCAAAGATAGACTTGCATTCAGGGTACCATCAACTAAGgattaaataatcaaacataCTAAAGACAACCTTTAGAACGTGTTATGGCCATTATATGTTCTTAGTAATGCCTTTTGGATTGACCAATATCCTAGCTGCTTTCGTGGACTTAATGAATAGAGTGTTTCTCGTTACTTGGATCGATTTATCATTGTCTTTATTGATGACATGCATTTTGGTTTATTCACAAGACATAGTAAGACATGCAGAGAACTTAAGGATCATGTTATAAActttgagagaagaaaagttgttTGCAAAGTTTAGTAAGTGTGAATTTTAGTTGAATCAAGTAATATCCCTTAGACACATCATATCTTTAGAACGATTAAAAGTTTATTCACAAAAAATTGAGGCAATTGAAAGTTGGGAACATCCTAACACAGTTTCTGAAGTTCGGAGCTTCCTTGGTTTGGCATGGTACTATAGGCATTTTGTTGAACGATTTTTCAAGCTAGCCCTTCCTTTGACAACACTCACAAAGAAAGCAACAAGATTTAAGTGAATGCATGACTGCGAGAGGAGTTTCCAAGAGTTAAAGCACAGACTTACTACTACACTCGTTCTCGTATTGCCTACACTAGGGAAAGAATTTGAAGTCTTTTGTGACACGTTCCACTGAGGTCTAGAATGCATTTTGATGCAAGGTGAGAAAGTGATAGCCTACGCGTCTAGACAGTTGAAATTGTATGAACGTAATTATTATGCTTAGTGTCCATATAGTCATGTGTCACTCTCCCTCTCATCCAACTTCTATGCTACGTGTCTTGAAAATGTCACTCTTAATGGACATGTAATCCACGTCATGTTTGCCAAATTACCTATAAAATAGTAACATTTTGTGAAACTTTGAAGAACACATATTGGTGAACATTCCAAACAAGTGGGAGATTATGAAGTTTGTGGagattttctaatttcttgattttattatttatatattatatgaaattttttgttttttgggtTTCGtgttttgacattttcaaacaattcTAGAAACATAAATATGGATTTACCAAAGTAGGGAGAAAAGATGATTGAAAGAGGtgtaatatatgaaaatgcaAAGAAATGTCAAACTCTAAATTTCAATACCTAAGATTTGGAGTGGTTTGAAAGTGTGTGTAAAGAAAGGTTGTGATGAGTGTTAATTGGAAAGTTGTAATGGGAAGAGGATGAAAAATGGAGTTCCATTTTGCATGTGAAAAGGGACAGAGAAGAGGGGCcaacaaatttaatgaatTCATTACAAACCTCCAATCAAGTGGGTCCAATTTGGTATAAATATTGGATTTATTTGTCCACTTTGAAACAAACCTTTTGGATTATTGTTGCTcaaaactcttttcttttctaccaCACAACACATAATCCAGTGGCTCTTGCTTTTACTATTATGTTATATTCAATACAAATGAATGGTTTTATaggattttgaaaagtttttgaTGTTAAAAGTCTTATTTGAATGGTTGGTAGGGCATGCGGCGTAATTAAGGGTAGAAAATACGGTGTTGTTAGAGGGCCTTAAGAGCATGCGAGATTAACGCCTCGACTACCAACACGAGGgccatttttgtaattaatggAAATATCAGCGGTCCATTTGATAGCCCCCTtacacttttttatatttacttaaCGGCCCCCTTCCACTTCCACAGCTCCAACTGCAACATCATACTCAAACCGTCTCTCACGCACTGCACAATCCTCTCACTCAACTGTTTTTTCTCCATCACCCTCCTCCTCGCCCGAACCTCACTTTCTCGTCACCTCCACACACCCAAATGCAGCTCTTCCTTCACCGCTCTACTTTCCGCCTCATTACAGCTTTCTTCTCTGCTGCAGCTTTGCTCCATTGGTTCGCTGCAGCGGCTCACCTCCAACACCCTGTGCCGGATCTACATTGGCTTCCAGCCACCGCCACTTGGTACGGAAGCCCCGAGGGAGACGGTAGCGACGGTACGCCCCTTCCATTTCCctacattttctttgttttaggGTCTCTAAAGTTTATGGGTCTGCTCTGTTTCTTTTGAAATACTATCTCCAGCTTTCCTTTAAAATGTGTTTACAAGGGTTTGAATTAACAGAAACCCACTTCACAAATCACTTCTACCCAGCCCTAATTTCGCTTTTTATTACTTCTTTGCTGCTACAAATTAAGGGATCTGACAATGTGAAGTCACAGGTGGAGCATGTGGGTATGGTAATTTAGTGGATGTGAAGCCTTTAAAGGCTAGAGTTGGGGCTGTGAGTCCTGTTTTGTTCAGAAATGGTGAAGGTTGTGGAGCTTGTTACAAAGTGAAGTGTTTGGACCACAACATTTGCTCTAGACGAGCAGTGACTATAATCGTCACCGACGAGTGCCCCGGTGGGTATTGTTCCAATGGCAATACTCACTTCGATCTCAGCGGCGCCGCCTTTGGTCGTATGGCCATTGCCGGAGAAGGTGGGCAGCTCAGAAACCGAGGAGAAATCCCAGTAATTTACCGACGGTACAAATTCGTTACaactctgtttttttttttttttttattcttttttgtcacattatgatttgtttctttctttctttttatctatCTCTGCTTTGTATTTTGTCGCTTATTTTTAGTTGCCCTAAATGTGTAGAACTCCGTGTAAGTACCCAGGCAAGAACATTGCCTTCCATGTCAATGAAGGCTCGACAGATTACTGGCTCTCACTCTTGGTTGAATTCGAGGATGGGGATGGAGACATTGGTGCAATGCAAATAAAAGAAGTAAGAAGAACACCCTTTACTCATGTAAAGCATAATATTCCattggttaaattacaatattttaagatgtgaaaagatagaaaaagcTGGTACTTAATTACTCGTTGAAAGTTGAATATCCGAGCGGAAGaatctttgaaaaagaagtatctttattagaagaaaaagcGTGGGGTTTTCCCAcatgattataaaaaaatctcattcaTATTGACAAAGGAATACTAGTGATATGAGttaatatttgtgttttggCAGACAAATTCAGGGGAGTGGCTGGATATGAACCATCTATGGGGAGCAAATTGGTGCATAATTGGTGGGCCATTAAAGGGCCCATTCTCAGTGAGATTAACAACATTATCTACCGGAAGAACTCTCTCAGCAAGAGATATAATCCCAAGGAATTGGTCTCCAAAAGCCACATACACTTCCCGCCTTAAATTCTTCACttaatgaagaagagaaaaaagcagcagtttttttttttttcttctcttttggaggtttgagaaaagaaaaggcataTTAGGAAGAAAAGCATATTTAGTTGCTTTTTGTTCTATGCCTAAAGGGAGGGGGAGGGGAAGTGTTAGTAGAAAAAGTAGCCGTTATCCGTTATCTTTAGTAGAAAAAAGTGACCGTTGGAGTGCGAAATGGCATCCAATGAATGAGTTGAGTGAGTGTGGTGTGTGATGtgtggtgtgtgtgtgtgtgtgtgtgggatattgagaatatttatataGCAGCCCAGCCCTCTCCAAAAGTGGAGAGAGAGCGTGGGGGGGTGTTTGTTGTAGTGTGTTATTTAATGATCAACTTGTTTCTTTACTTTGTTTAATCTAACTTTTGGACTCTTTGGTCAAACTATGTTCATTTAAATAGAGGCCCATACAGCTGGATTTCAGCTCGGGTCCTTGGTTACAGTGTCCATTGCTTTTAGTTTAATCTTGGTGTTGTTTTTCTATTGTATCCTCAAATCTCGCTTTTTATTAACATTATACTTCACACCAGGCGCTCCCCCAGTCTGAATTTACATCAtagaacatttttaaatgacTTTGTAGACCTAGATATTGTTTCAGACAAAGGCACTGTGCTTGATGGCCTATCAACTAATAACTTGCTAGCTTATGACCTATCTCCTAATAAATTGCTACTTCCTGGCTTGGCCTTGTATTACATCTTGATAGATCTTAATAATCCTAGTTGGTGGCTCCATATCTTTAATACAATTAGTTAATGTAAACTTAGTCTTACCTGACCTTCTGTTCATTTGGACTCTTAATCCCATTTCAATTCCATATGTTACTTCCAATCCAACAAACCAACCATTATGTGTGTTGAATCTCTCATTTCTCTCTggtatatacatgtatatgtatatacaacCGTCATGCTTGAATACAGTGCACTCATCACTGTATGGTTGACAAGATGTACACAGATGAGTGCAACCAAAATGCATCCATTCCCAACCATTTTCCTTTCCTCCTTCCTTAGAATGTTACCCGGGTTGGTTGAACTCCCCGTAGTGTTAAAaggggagaataaatagatgGTCAAACTGCTCACCCCTGGGGCAGCTATTCTATTCCTAGTGATTGGTTCAATAACCATTACTACTCGTGAATATTCCCTaggataattaattatgtgtgACAAATAACATGAGCTGCTCTACTACAACTTTGCAAGTCTGTATTATTACCTTTTCTATCATCTGTAACAAAAGGAGTATATAAGAGAAGCTCAGTCTCGAAGAGatgataataaaattcaatgaCAAATCGGCCTAAATTCTAAGTCTCAACAAGAGAGCTGTCAAATCCCACGCTGCAGGGAATGCAAAGCAGCATGGCCATAACGAAAGCTTCCTCCTTATTCCCTGTGATAAATTGTGAACagagaaaaataatcattcaGTTACAATAAAACATAAGATGAAGTATTAATAATTTCTTACTCTGCAGAAGGTGACACCAACAGAACTGCTTGTTCGGCATCAGCAACAGGAGGAGGAGGAGCC
This DNA window, taken from Cucumis sativus cultivar 9930 chromosome 6, Cucumber_9930_V3, whole genome shotgun sequence, encodes the following:
- the LOC101202998 gene encoding expansin-B3, coding for MQLFLHRSTFRLITAFFSAAALLHWFAAAAHLQHPVPDLHWLPATATWYGSPEGDGSDGGACGYGNLVDVKPLKARVGAVSPVLFRNGEGCGACYKVKCLDHNICSRRAVTIIVTDECPGGYCSNGNTHFDLSGAAFGRMAIAGEGGQLRNRGEIPVIYRRTPCKYPGKNIAFHVNEGSTDYWLSLLVEFEDGDGDIGAMQIKETNSGEWLDMNHLWGANWCIIGGPLKGPFSVRLTTLSTGRTLSARDIIPRNWSPKATYTSRLKFFT